One window of Trichoderma breve strain T069 chromosome 3, whole genome shotgun sequence genomic DNA carries:
- a CDS encoding enoyl-(Acyl carrier protein) reductase domain-containing protein has protein sequence MTSQFKDEKNIPVSKQEFPGKDRDMPDPKPTREELPDAGGTSTTYKAADKLHGKRALITGGDSGIGAATAVLFAKEGAVSTIVYLPEEEKDAQDTKKQVESLGGTCHLFATDLAKRENCQKAIDFSLEKMGGIDILFNNAAYQMMVEDILDLPEDQWVHTFNINMHSYFYMAKYALKHMQRGAVIINNASINAYIGRPDLLDYTSTKGAIISFTRGLSNQYIGKGIRVNAVAPGPVWTPLIPATMNEKAQKEFTSPMGRPAQPSEIASCIVFLASMDSSCVSGQTIHCNGGTVVNG, from the exons ATGACATCGCAATTCAAAGATG aaaaaaatatccCTGTTTCAAAACAGGAGTTTCCGGGCAAGGATAGGGACATGCCCGATCCTAAACCCACTCGTGAGGAGCTACCGGATGCAGGCGGAACAAGCACAACGTATAAAGCAGCGGATAAGCTTCATGGCAAAAGAGCGCTCATAACTGGTGGTGATAGTGGCATAGGAGCAGCCACCGCGGTGTTATTTGCAAAAGAAGGCGCTGTATCGACAATAGTTTACCTAcccgaagaagaaaaggatgcTCAAGATACTAAGAAACAGGTTGAGTCTCTTGGGGGAACCTGCCATCTATTCGCCACAGATCTtgccaagagagagaattgcCAAAAAGCAATTGACTTTTCCTTGGAAAAGATGGGCGGGATAGACATTCTCTTTAATAATGCGGCTT ATCAAATGATGGTTGAGGATATTCTTGACTTGCCAGAAGACCAGTGGGTTCATACATTCAACATTAACATGCACTCTTATTTTTACATGGCCAAATACGCTCTTAAGCACATGCAGCGCggcgccgtcatcatcaacaacgcaTCTATAAATGCGTACATTGGCCGGCCGGACTTGCTGGATTATACCTCTACCAAAGGAGCTATAATTTCATTCACAAGGGGATTGAGCAACCAGTATATCGGAAAGGGAATTAGAGTCAACGCTGTCGCCCCAGGGCCAG TATGGACTCCGTTGATCCCCGCAACCATGAATGAAAAGGCGCAGAAAGAATTCACCAGTCCGATGGGTCGACCAGCCCAGCCCTCGGAAATCGCAAGCTGTATCGTGTTTCTTGCTTCAATGGATAGCTCGTGTGTCAGTGGGCAGACCATTCACTGCAATGGCGGGACTGTGGTGAATGGCTGA
- a CDS encoding NAD binding domain of 6-phosphogluconate dehydrogenase domain-containing protein: MEIKQIGIVGAGNMGSMMGFAFSELGLDVSIWDAESANVDNFLKQVDQADGLNGKVCGFHDISKFTASLGQNGARKVFLFSITHGPPADEVLKKIKPELRKGDIILDGGNEHYRNTERRQRECQDAGVDWIGMGVSGGYQSARHGPSMSPGGDNAALDAVMPLLERYAAKDPKSGAPCVSKIGPGGSGHFVKMVHNGIEVGMLSALCEAWGFLNRGLGLDYSQIGELFTTWNNEGELRTNFLVKIAADICKTRKTTNGKLTDDYVLDDVLDKVVQDDDCTEGTPSWSIMESATRHVSCPTLAAGFYLRVASGNREERLRVAEQLSISEPQAIQDVKDRDQVIERLRCAVYCAFLASYCQGLELIERASIDEDWNISLSECIRIWRAGCIIQSEFIADLLEPVLKEDKTFTNVKLIDCVGSELQRNYSALKDIVSRGVAADHYMPALSATLEYVKYTTGKMLPTKFMEAQMDYFGAHSYNKPDVPGEDPGPVAKGPHHFEWKPA; this comes from the coding sequence GCTTGGCCTCGATGTGTCTATTTGGGACGCTGAGAGTGCGAATGTCGACAATTTCCTGAAACAGGTGGACCAGGCCGACGGTCTCAATGGGAAAGTTTGTGGATTTCACGATATATCAAAGTTTACTGCCAGTTTAGGCCAGAATGGTGCCCGAAAAGTATTCTTGTTTTCCATTACACATGGCCCGCCAGCCGATGAAGtgttgaagaaaataaagccCGAGCTACGCAAAGGCGATATAATCTTGGACGGTGGCAATGAACACTATCGAAACACCGAGAGACGACAAAGAGAGTGCCAAGATGCCGGCGTGGATTGGATTGGGATGGGAGTCTCTGGCGGTTATCAGTCCGCTCGACATGGACCAAGCATGTCTCCTGGGGGGGATAATGCGGCATTGGACGCAGTCATGCCGCTTCTGGAACGTTATGCAGCAAAAGACCCCAAGTCTGGTGCGCCTTGTGTGTCGAAAATCGGACCAGGAGGTTCGGGACACTTCGTGAAGATGGTCCATAATGGTATCGAAGTTGGCatgctctctgctctctgcgAGGCCTGGGGTTTTCTAAATCGCGGACTGGGGCTCGACTACAGCCAAATTGGTGAATTATTTACAACGTGGAACAACGAAGGCGAATTGCGTACAAACTTTCTGGTTAAAATTGCTGCGGATATAtgcaagacaagaaaaacgACAAATGGCAAACTGACTGACGATTAcgtccttgatgatgtccTCGACAAGGTTGTacaagatgatgattgtaCAGAAGGGACACCCTCATGGTCAATTATGGAATCTGCAACGAGGCATGTGTCTTGTCCAACACTTGCAGCCGGATTTTACTTGCGCGTGGCCTCGGGAAACCGTGAAGAGCGTCTAAGGGTCGCCGAACAGCTTTCAATTTCCGAACCACAGGCCATTCAAGATGTTAAAGATCGCGATCAAGTGATTGAGCGTCTTCGCTGCGCTGTTTACTgcgccttcttggcctcttaTTGTCAAGGACTGGAATTGATTGAGCGGGCATCCATTGATGAAGATTGGAATATCAGTTTGTCTGAATGCATTCGGATATGGCGGGCAGGATGCATCATTCAGTCAGAATTTATTGCTGATCTCCTTGAGCCGGTTTTGAAAGAGGACAAGACATTCACCAACGTTAAACTGATTGACTGCGTCGGATCGGAGTTGCAGCGCAACTACTCGGCACTCAAGGACATTGTTTCTCGAGGGGTTGCGGCCGACCACTATATGCCTGCCCTCTCTGCTACTCTTGAGTACGTCAAGTATACTACAGGTAAGATGCTTCCAACGAAGTTTATGGAGGCGCAAATGGATTACTTTGGAGCGCATTCATACAATAAACCGGACGTGCCAGGCGAAGACCCGGGTCCAGTAGCGAAAGGTCCGCATCATTTCGAGTGGAAGCCAGCTTAG
- a CDS encoding phosphomannose isomerase type I domain-containing protein: MWFGDYPDFPGRDLETGQTLAEILKEHKEKLLGSYSIKKFGNNLPFLPKILSIGKALPLQIHPNKSLAAKLHEKDPEKFSDTNHKPEIAVALSQFELFAGWRDLGQISAIFNIPSLRRFIPEGSHSWNEETLRSVVRGILKADEQTVQNIEEDLKRQSQEDIEKLGYPSSMFELIRRLQSQYSATDPGVLIAILCMNYLILEPGEAIFIPADGVHCYLSGDIVECMARSNNMLSGGLCPVADRDNIDLFSETLKIDSSTRVDNLRLPANPSKDGASGHTLVYQPPISEFDMIRIEMTAGTEELIWNHKGPTVAIAVSGEGTIRGDGKELAVKTGFIFFIAAETETMLRAKTGMRIYAAVIR, encoded by the exons ATGTGGTTTGGCGACTATCCAGACTTTCCTGGCAGAGACTTGGAAACCGGCCAAACGCTTGCCGAAATCTTAAAAgaacacaaagaaaaattacTTGGCTCATACTCGATTAAGAAATTCGGGAATAatcttccatttcttccaaAG ATCCTCTCGATAGGCAAAGCTCTGCCACTGCAAATCCATCCAAATAAATCACTTGCGGCTAAACTTCATGAGAAAGACCCCGAAAAGTTCTCTGACACCAATCATAAGCCGGAAATTGCGGTGGCACTATCGCAATTTGAACTATTTGCTGGCTGGAGGGATCTGGGCCAGATTTCTGCCATATTCAATATCCCAAGTCTGCGGCGTTTCATACCCGAAGGATCACACTCTTGGAACGAGGAAACTCTCCGAAGTGTCGTACGCGGGATATTGAAAGCAGATGAACAAACTGTTCAAAACATTGAAGAGGACCTGAAACGACAATCTCAGGAGGACATTGAGAAACTTGGCTACCCGAGCTCCATGTTTGAGTTGATTCGGCGCTTGCAATCTCAATACTCTGCCACAGACCCAGGCGTACTGATTGCAATTCTGTGCATGAATTATCTTATCTTGGAGCCTGGCGAAGCAATCTTCATCCCGGCTGACGGTGTTCATTGTTACTTATCCGGAGACATTGTGGAATGCATGGCTCGTTCTAACAATATGCTCAGCGGTGGACTTTGTCCCGTTGCAGATCGAGACAATATTGATCTCTTTTCTGAGACTCTGAAAATTGATTCAAGTACTCGCGTGGATAATCTCAGATTGCCAGCAAATCCAAGCAAGGACGGGGCCAGTGGGCATACTCTGGTGTATCAGCCTCCCATTAGCGAATTTGACATGATTCGAATTGAGATGACGGCTGGCACGGAGGAACTCATTTGGAATCACAAGGGCCCGACTGTGGCCATTGCAGTTTCTGGGGAGGGTACCATTCGAGGGGACGGGAAAGAACTCGCTGTCAAAACGGgattcattttcttcattgcgGCAGAAACAGAGACGATGCTACGGGCTAAGACAGGAATGCGGATCTATGCTGCTGTCATACGTTAA